CCACCTCACTATTTTCTCAACTGGCGTGAAATGACCACGTTGACCAAAGGAAGTGACTACATGGTGAATCCCACGAAGGTTGCTCGTTACATGGGGCTATTCCCGGAATCAATATATAGGTCGATGGAAATGGTTAATAAAGGAGTAGAGACGAGGTTTGATCGAATACGACAAGACTTCAGAGCCATTGATTTTTCTTGTAACGGAATATCTGGAGAAATCCCTGAATCCATTGGTTTCTTGAAGGGGTTACGTCTTCTGAACTTGTCGGATAACGTCTTCACAAGCGAGATCCCGAGATCGTTGGCGAATTTGACGAGTCTGGAGACGTTGGATCTTTCGAGTAATAAGTTATCAGGTCAAAtcccaaaagatcttggtaatcTTGCATTTCTATCATACATGAACTTTTCTCATAACCTTCTCCAAGGTCTGGTGCCTCGTGGCACACAATTTGAAAGGCAGAGTTGTTCTTCATTCTCGGGAAACTATGGACTCTACGGCCTTGAAGAAATATGTGGATCACTCCATGCCGTGAGTCCTCCTACAGTACAGGAAGCTGATGAATATTCAGAAGCGGATGAAGAAATGTTTAGTTGGGTTGCAGCTGTGATAGCATATGGACCTGGTATGTTTTGCGGGTTGGTGATTGGACATATCTTCACTTCACACAATCAGGAACGGCTCACAGAAAAGTTTGGTCGAAGAAAACTCGTTCACCCCAAGTGCTCGTTAAGCACATCTGTAAACTGAAATTTCCAGTTGTGTTCTCCGAAAAActagtttgtgtttttttttgtaatttcttatttttatgttttgtaattaacGTATATGGCGATGTTAAGATATATCTTGGTTTGAAGATGTAATAGGGAACTTCCTCAtcttaaaatcttaaaattagcGGTAGTAAAAATAATACTTACTCTTGCATACATGCATAGCTTCTCCCCCACGTCAATCATACTATCTCTTAAATTTTCTTATCCGAACAAATCTGAAACTTGAACTGAAGTGGTAACCAACAAGAATAAAAAGGCAACAAATGTCCTAACACGATATAAAATGATAGTATAATATGTCTGACTAGTATGGATATtcagtttttggttcaattatattttgtttttttctattttttttttcagttctaCAGAAATACAGGAATAGTTcagtaatttatgaaatttaatttgatttgtgTTCGATCATTTTAATGTTTGATTTAGTTTAGATGACAATATTGAAAACTGACTAATATCTGATAAAATTATGGGTTCAATTTCGTTTTTGGTTCCGATTTATAGATAAATCGTATGGGTAATTTATAGTATGggtaatttagatattttaatactTTTGGATAAAAATACTCAGATGGTTTAATTTTTGGATAGTTAAGtttataatcaatattttaaatatattaggaaattttacaattatatacaattaatatttgtgttgtataaattatattttagatatttggaTAGTATCTGATGTTTTATTCGGTTTCTGTTagattttactttttcaattcCAATATGTAAAAAACCGTTCAAATATTtgcaattttgttttctttttcttttaagtttgGGTCCGGttctatgaaaatatattacCTTAACCAAACGTGGCATTTTCACGATTAGCCGGTCCACTCAGCGGTGATAACACAGTAGTTAGGTGCATCTTTCCGCCCTAGATCACTGCCCCCGTAAACATCAAGCGCTTCTTCCCGATCGATCTGCGACTCTTCTGAGATTCTCGAAAAAAACAGCGGAAGAAGATGGTGAAGGTGTTGACATACTTTGGGATGACATTGGCTGCTTTCGCCTTCTGGCAGTCCATGGACAAAGTTCATGTCTGGATCGCTCTTCACCAAGACGAGAAGGTTCTCTTCCTCTCTCATCTCTTACCATGATTTCGAGCGTCGATTGTATCATATTCTTCGATGATCGAGTTATTCTGATTATGGAttatctaatttgatttaattatccTCAAATTGATTTAACATCAGATTTTCATTTGG
This sequence is a window from Raphanus sativus cultivar WK10039 unplaced genomic scaffold, ASM80110v3 Scaffold1712, whole genome shotgun sequence. Protein-coding genes within it:
- the LOC108816600 gene encoding uncharacterized protein LOC108816600, yielding MVKVLTYFGMTLAAFAFWQSMDKVHVWIALHQDEKQERMEKEAEVKRVRAELLRRAREEDPLA